A single genomic interval of Procambarus clarkii isolate CNS0578487 chromosome 17, FALCON_Pclarkii_2.0, whole genome shotgun sequence harbors:
- the LOC138365693 gene encoding probable serine/threonine-protein kinase samkC, with product MGPSQHPSDEARPIRRGQTHQTRSAPLDEARPIRRGQTHQTRSAPLDEARPIRRGQTHIRRGQTHQTRPDPSDEARPIRRGQTHQTRSAPSDQTIAHESTRPRPSEHQIKTIRAPDQHHQSTRPRPSEHQTNTIRAPDRHHQSTRPTPSEHQTKTIRAPDQHHQSTRPRPSEHQTSTIRAPDHHHQSTRPRPSEHQTITIRAPDHHHQSTRPAPSEHQTSTIRAPDHHHQSTRPAPSEHQIKTIRAPDHHHQSTRPRPSEHQTKTIRAPDHHHQSTRPAPSEHQTSTIRAPDQHHQSTRPSPSEHQTSTIRAPDQDHQSTRPSPSEHQTSTIRAPDQHHQSTRSRPSEHQTITIRAPDQDHQSARPTPSEHQTKTIRAQDQDHQSTRPTPSEHQTNTIRAPDQQSTRPSDDQINTLTIP from the coding sequence ATGGGGCCAAGCCAGCACCCATCAGACGAGGCCAGACCCATCAGACGAGGCCAGACCCATCAGACGAGGTCAGCTCCATTAGACGAGGCCAGGCCCATCAGACGAGGCCAGACCCATCAGACGAGGTCAGCTCCATTAGACGAGGCCAGGCCCATCAGACGAGGCCAGACCCATATCAGACGAGGCCAGACCCATCAGACGAGGCCAGACCCATCAGACGAGGCCAGACCCATCAGACGAGGCCAGACCCATCAGACGAGGTCAGCTCCATCAGACCAGACCATCGCACATGAGAGCACCAGACCAAGACCATCAGAGCACCAGATCAAGACCATCAGAGCACCAGACCAACACCATCAGAGCACCAGACCAAGACCATCAGAGCACCAGACCAACACCATCAGAGCACCAGACCGTCACCATCAGAGCACCAGACCAACACCATCAGAGCACCAGACCAAGACCATCAGAGCACCAGACCAACACCATCAGAGCACCAGACCAAGACCATCAGAGCACCAGACCAGCACCATCAGAGCACCAGACCATCACCATCAGAGCACCAGACCAAGACCATCAGAGCACCAGACCATCACCATCAGAGCACCAGACCATCACCATCAGAGCACCAGACCAGCACCATCAGAGCACCAGACCAGCACCATCAGAGCACCAGACCATCACCATCAGAGCACCAGACCAGCACCATCAGAGCACCAGATCAAGACCATCAGAGCACCAGACCATCACCATCAGAGCACCAGACCAAGACCATCAGAGCACCAGACCAAGACCATCAGAGCACCAGACCATCACCATCAGAGCACCAGACCAGCACCATCAGAGCACCAGACCAGCACCATCAGAGCACCAGACCAGCACCATCAGAGCACCAGACCATCACCATCAGAGCACCAGACCAGCACCATCAGAGCACCAGATCAAGACCATCAGAGCACCAGACCATCACCATCAGAGCACCAGACCAGCACCATCAGAGCACCAGACCAGCACCATCAGAGCACCAGATCAAGACCATCAGAGCACCAGACCATCACCATCAGAGCACCAGACCAAGACCATCAGAGCGCCAGACCAACACCATCAGAGCACCAGACCAAGACCATCAGAGCACAAGACCAAGACCATCAGAGCACCAGACCAACACCATCAGAGCACCAGACCAACACCATCAGAGCACCAGACCAACAGAGCACCAGACCATCAGATGACCAGATCAACACCCTGACAATACCATAA